One part of the Deinococcus sp. NW-56 genome encodes these proteins:
- a CDS encoding DUF305 domain-containing protein has translation MPFQPLLIPLAALTLAGAPALAQMDHSQHGRPASTSAAPHVMTDLDALAPLSGKAFDRAYLSMMIGHHQGAIDMARAVQGKVKDPQVKGWVANVIRDQTSEIRDMTAWLKTLGGTDTRMQAMMATGMKGMVTPLRAAKDPDRAFVQGMLPHHASALDMANLALQKSGDARVLRLSRDIIKAQADEMYAFKGWLARR, from the coding sequence CCCTGGCGGGCGCCCCCGCCCTGGCCCAGATGGACCACAGCCAGCACGGTCGGCCCGCCAGCACCAGCGCCGCCCCGCACGTCATGACCGACCTGGACGCCCTCGCGCCCCTGAGCGGCAAAGCTTTCGACCGTGCCTACCTCTCCATGATGATCGGCCACCACCAGGGCGCGATCGACATGGCCCGCGCCGTGCAGGGCAAGGTCAAAGACCCGCAGGTCAAGGGATGGGTGGCGAACGTCATCCGCGACCAGACCAGCGAGATCAGGGACATGACCGCCTGGCTGAAGACCTTGGGGGGCACCGACACGAGGATGCAGGCGATGATGGCAACCGGCATGAAGGGGATGGTCACGCCGCTGCGGGCCGCGAAAGACCCTGACCGGGCCTTTGTGCAGGGGATGCTGCCGCACCACGCCTCGGCGCTCGACATGGCGAACCTCGCCCTGCAAAAGAGCGGCGACGCCCGCGTGCTGCGGCTCTCGCGCGACATCATCAAGGCGCAGGCGGACGAGATGTACGCCTTCAAGGGCTGGCTGGCCCGGCGCTAG
- a CDS encoding response regulator transcription factor has protein sequence MARILIVDDDPAILEILGAYLRAEGHTVLEAADGPSGQDRLAGADLAVLDWMLPGLSGLELAREQRRAHPDFPILLLTARGEEEDKLRGLEVGADDYVTKPFSPREVVARVRALLRRARLHDRVSAGGLHLDERTRTATLDGEGLSLTRLEFDLLLTLARHPGFVWSRDRLLERVWGPDFPGVERVVDVHMAGLRRKLGENPEQPRFIETLRGVGYRFRDEA, from the coding sequence ATGGCCCGCATCCTGATCGTCGACGACGACCCCGCCATCCTGGAGATCCTGGGAGCCTACCTGCGGGCCGAGGGGCACACCGTGCTGGAGGCGGCCGACGGCCCCAGCGGGCAGGATCGGCTGGCCGGGGCGGACCTCGCCGTCCTCGACTGGATGCTGCCGGGGCTGAGCGGCCTGGAGCTGGCCCGCGAGCAGCGCCGCGCCCACCCCGACTTCCCGATCCTGCTGCTCACCGCGCGGGGCGAGGAGGAGGACAAGCTGCGCGGGCTGGAGGTCGGCGCGGACGACTACGTCACCAAGCCCTTCTCGCCGCGCGAGGTGGTCGCGCGGGTGCGGGCCCTGCTGCGCCGCGCCCGCCTGCACGACCGGGTGTCGGCGGGCGGCCTGCACCTCGACGAGCGGACCCGCACCGCCACGCTCGACGGGGAAGGCCTCAGCCTCACGCGGCTGGAGTTCGACCTGCTGCTCACCCTGGCCCGTCATCCCGGCTTCGTGTGGTCGCGCGACCGGCTGCTGGAGCGGGTCTGGGGGCCGGACTTCCCCGGCGTGGAGCGGGTGGTGGACGTGCATATGGCGGGGCTGCGCCGGAAGCTGGGGGAGAACCCCGAGCAGCCGCGCTTTATCGAGACGCTGCGCGGGGTCGGCTACCGCTTCCGGGACGAGGCGTGA
- a CDS encoding cell wall metabolism sensor histidine kinase WalK: MKLFPRLFLGHLLVVLVALGALLLVAELTAPSFYRHHVEQMVTLLGPEGRELRPDLERGMRQTLNRALLAALPFAVVGAAMTSWLTSRRIVRSVQLLGEGSRDLAGGHYRRRLPETGRDELTDLAHNFNVMAGSLERVDQDRVALIGNVGHELRTPLAALRGYTEAITDGVMPPERAALAIRREVRAMERLARDLSLVSRVEAGRVELHPTAFSARSLLEAAAERFGEAYAGRGVTLTVREEPDAGPVRADPERALQVLSNLLSNALRHTPPGGQVTLAAEPAGERVRFRVQDTGHGIGPEHLARIFERFYRADPARTRGEGSGVGLTIARGLAQQMGGEMDVESGPSGSVFFFFLPRVTGASPPGGNAEGRHDEA, from the coding sequence ATGAAGCTCTTTCCCCGGCTCTTCCTGGGGCACCTGCTGGTGGTGCTGGTCGCGCTGGGTGCCCTGCTGCTCGTCGCGGAGCTGACCGCTCCCAGCTTCTACCGGCATCACGTCGAGCAGATGGTCACGCTGCTGGGGCCGGAGGGACGGGAACTGCGGCCCGACCTGGAGCGCGGGATGCGCCAGACGCTGAACCGCGCCCTGCTGGCCGCCCTGCCCTTCGCGGTGGTCGGCGCGGCGATGACCTCCTGGCTGACCTCCCGGCGCATCGTGCGCTCGGTCCAGCTGCTGGGCGAGGGCAGCCGCGACCTGGCGGGCGGGCACTACCGCCGCCGCCTGCCGGAGACGGGGCGCGACGAACTCACGGACCTCGCGCACAACTTCAACGTGATGGCGGGGTCGCTGGAACGGGTCGATCAGGACCGGGTGGCCCTGATCGGCAACGTGGGGCACGAACTCCGCACGCCGCTGGCCGCCCTGCGCGGGTACACCGAGGCCATCACGGACGGCGTGATGCCCCCCGAACGGGCCGCGCTCGCCATCCGCCGCGAGGTCCGGGCGATGGAGCGCCTCGCCCGCGACCTCAGCCTGGTGTCGCGCGTCGAGGCGGGCCGGGTGGAGCTGCACCCCACGGCCTTCAGCGCCCGCAGCCTGCTGGAGGCAGCGGCCGAGCGCTTCGGGGAGGCCTACGCCGGGCGGGGCGTCACGCTGACCGTCCGGGAGGAACCGGACGCCGGGCCGGTGCGGGCCGACCCCGAGCGGGCCTTGCAGGTGCTGTCGAACCTGCTGTCCAACGCGCTGCGCCACACGCCGCCGGGGGGACAGGTCACGCTGGCGGCCGAGCCTGCGGGGGAACGGGTCCGTTTCCGCGTGCAGGACACCGGGCACGGCATCGGGCCGGAACATCTCGCGCGCATCTTCGAGCGCTTCTACCGGGCCGACCCCGCCCGCACCCGGGGCGAGGGCAGCGGGGTGGGCCTGACCATCGCCCGCGGCCTCGCCCAGCAGATGGGGGGCGAGATGGACGTGGAGTCCGGACCCTCGGGGTCGGTCTTTTTCTTCTTCCTGCCGCGGGTGACGGGAGCGTCCCCGCCGGGCGGCAACGCAGAAGGTCGACACGACGAGGCCTGA
- a CDS encoding DUF305 domain-containing protein, which yields MKSSLSFRPPLVWLAAALTLGAAGATLGQGSFTPMGGPGMMGPGMGHMGVGMVAAVTSESAYLAGMIPHHQEAINAAQVLLAGTRRPELRAFARQIIATQTAETEQMQRWLRAWYPDAAPRPAPGPMMRDLRGLTGDALDRAFLADMPLHHMGAIMMSQQLLARNLVRHPEVRPFALSIARTQHEENFQMMRWRAEWFGGRGRMMW from the coding sequence ATGAAGTCGAGCCTCTCCTTCCGCCCACCCCTGGTCTGGCTGGCCGCCGCGCTCACCCTGGGCGCAGCCGGGGCGACCCTGGGACAGGGCAGCTTCACCCCCATGGGGGGTCCGGGCATGATGGGGCCTGGGATGGGCCATATGGGCGTCGGCATGGTGGCAGCGGTCACCAGCGAGTCCGCCTATCTCGCCGGCATGATTCCGCACCACCAGGAGGCCATCAATGCCGCGCAGGTCCTGCTGGCGGGTACGCGGCGCCCCGAGCTGAGGGCTTTCGCCCGGCAGATCATCGCCACCCAGACGGCCGAGACCGAGCAGATGCAGCGCTGGCTGCGGGCGTGGTACCCGGACGCGGCCCCCCGCCCCGCGCCCGGCCCCATGATGCGCGACCTGCGCGGCCTGACCGGGGACGCCCTCGACCGCGCCTTCCTGGCCGACATGCCGCTGCATCACATGGGCGCGATCATGATGTCGCAGCAACTGCTGGCCCGGAATCTGGTGCGGCATCCGGAGGTGCGGCCCTTTGCGCTGAGTATCGCCCGCACGCAGCACGAGGAGAACTTCCAGATGATGCGGTGGCGGGCCGAGTGGTTCGGCGGGCGCGGCAGGATGATGTGGTAG
- a CDS encoding CueP family metal-binding protein, giving the protein MHPTPAMILTATLLGTLAFAQQLSPAPNPDLLKGVSPQQALRLANSWRGQGGLQSYVTSGAVHFTFPDGRKRAVALPRAQMVVAIAPYIHQTHPCKTHFTSGCQGELVNTPVNVHVTTPSGKTVLRKTVRTLDNGFLEVWLPRGQRYNVTLTAQGRTTRGTLATLPGSDTCVTTLRLR; this is encoded by the coding sequence ATGCACCCGACCCCCGCGATGATCCTGACCGCCACCCTGCTGGGCACCCTGGCGTTCGCGCAGCAGCTCTCCCCCGCCCCCAACCCCGATCTCCTGAAGGGGGTCAGCCCCCAGCAGGCCCTGCGGCTGGCGAACAGCTGGCGGGGCCAGGGTGGACTGCAAAGCTACGTGACCTCCGGGGCCGTCCACTTCACGTTCCCGGACGGCCGGAAGAGGGCGGTCGCGCTGCCCAGGGCCCAGATGGTGGTGGCGATCGCGCCCTATATCCACCAGACCCACCCGTGCAAGACGCACTTCACCTCGGGCTGCCAGGGGGAACTGGTGAACACGCCGGTCAACGTCCACGTCACGACCCCGTCGGGCAAGACGGTGCTGCGCAAGACCGTGAGGACACTGGACAACGGCTTTCTGGAAGTGTGGTTGCCCCGGGGCCAGCGGTACAACGTGACGCTCACCGCCCAGGGCAGGACCACGCGCGGAACCCTGGCGACGCTGCCGGGCAGCGACACCTGCGTGACCACCCTGCGACTGCGCTGA
- a CDS encoding helix-turn-helix transcriptional regulator — protein sequence MSVVALPEARTLTVLKALANDIRYEIVRILARGERCVCDLEAALDLPQSKVSYHLAALRDAGLVAGEQRGKNSYYRLLPGPLYLLGGELLRDLYLSDLPETYQPGPVC from the coding sequence ATGAGTGTCGTCGCCCTGCCGGAAGCGCGGACCCTGACGGTCCTCAAGGCCCTCGCCAACGACATCCGCTACGAGATCGTCCGCATCCTGGCTCGCGGAGAGCGCTGTGTCTGCGACCTGGAAGCCGCCCTGGACCTTCCCCAGAGCAAGGTCTCCTACCACCTCGCCGCCCTGCGCGACGCGGGGCTGGTGGCGGGGGAGCAGCGCGGCAAGAACAGCTACTACCGCTTGCTGCCCGGGCCGCTGTACCTCCTCGGCGGGGAGTTACTGCGCGACCTCTACCTGTCCGACCTCCCCGAGACGTATCAACCTGGACCGGTGTGTTAG
- a CDS encoding arsenate reductase ArsC — MPRVLILCTHNSARSQMAEALTRDAARRAGLDLEVYSAGTEATRVKDEARTVMQEIGLSLDGHSSKTLHDVPDPQNFDYVITVCDSAAEACPVYPGRTQRRHYPFVDPSGGGLERWREVRGQLKTQLEAFVQALGEGRPVPESYEESPAVDAK, encoded by the coding sequence ATGCCCCGCGTCCTGATCCTATGCACCCACAACTCCGCGCGCTCCCAGATGGCCGAGGCCCTGACCCGCGACGCCGCGCGACGGGCTGGGCTCGACCTGGAGGTGTACTCCGCGGGCACCGAGGCCACCCGCGTGAAGGACGAGGCCAGGACCGTGATGCAGGAGATCGGGCTGAGCCTGGACGGGCACAGCAGCAAGACCCTGCACGACGTGCCCGACCCCCAGAACTTCGACTACGTCATCACGGTGTGTGACAGCGCCGCGGAAGCCTGTCCGGTCTACCCCGGCAGGACCCAGCGTCGGCATTACCCGTTCGTGGACCCCAGCGGCGGCGGCCTGGAGCGCTGGCGCGAGGTGCGGGGCCAGCTGAAAACCCAGCTTGAGGCCTTCGTGCAGGCGCTTGGAGAGGGCCGGCCCGTTCCCGAGAGCTACGAAGAGAGCCCTGCCGTAGACGCGAAGTAA
- a CDS encoding arsenic transporter: MLLAVLIFLLTLVLVIWQPKLKWQPGGLGIGWSASLGALLALLTGVVGVSDIPVVWDIVWNATITFVALIVISLILDEAGFFRWAALHVARWGGGRGRLLFPLVILLGAAVSALFANDGTALILTPIVLAMLLALGFGPAATLAFILATGFIADSASLPLVISNLVNIVSADYFGLSFGDYASVMVPVSLAAVLASLAVLYGMFRRDLPGRYDPATLEAPASAIRDPNVFKVGWIVLAVLLAGYFAAGPLGVPVSVVAVLGAALLWTVAARGHTVSTRKVLRGAPWQIVIFSLGMYLVVYGLRNAGLTDLLAGLLDRLAAGGLWTATLGTGVLTAFLASVMNNMPSVLIGALAIDASGATGTVKQGMIYANVVGNDLGPKITPIGSLATLLWLHVLASGGVRISWGQYFRVGLVLTLPVLLVTLVALAWRLS, translated from the coding sequence ATGCTGCTCGCCGTTCTGATTTTCCTGCTGACCCTGGTGCTGGTGATCTGGCAACCGAAGCTGAAGTGGCAACCCGGTGGCCTGGGGATCGGGTGGAGCGCGTCGCTAGGGGCGCTGCTCGCCCTGCTCACGGGGGTGGTGGGCGTGTCCGATATCCCTGTGGTCTGGGACATCGTCTGGAACGCGACCATCACCTTTGTCGCGCTGATCGTCATCAGCCTGATCCTCGACGAGGCCGGATTCTTCCGCTGGGCCGCCCTGCATGTCGCCCGTTGGGGTGGCGGGCGCGGACGGTTGTTGTTCCCGCTGGTCATCCTGCTCGGGGCGGCCGTCAGCGCCCTGTTCGCCAACGACGGTACCGCGCTGATCCTCACGCCTATCGTGCTGGCCATGCTCCTGGCGCTGGGCTTCGGACCCGCGGCCACGCTCGCGTTTATCCTGGCCACCGGCTTTATCGCAGACAGCGCCAGCCTGCCGCTGGTCATCAGCAACCTGGTCAACATCGTCAGCGCCGACTACTTCGGTCTCAGCTTCGGGGACTATGCCTCGGTGATGGTTCCGGTGAGCCTCGCGGCGGTCCTGGCGAGTCTCGCCGTCCTGTACGGGATGTTCCGGCGTGACCTGCCGGGGCGTTACGACCCCGCCACGCTGGAGGCCCCCGCGAGTGCCATCCGGGACCCGAACGTCTTCAAGGTGGGCTGGATCGTGCTGGCGGTGCTACTGGCCGGATACTTCGCGGCTGGTCCCCTGGGCGTCCCCGTGAGTGTGGTGGCCGTGCTGGGCGCCGCGCTGCTGTGGACCGTGGCCGCCCGTGGCCACACGGTCAGTACCCGCAAGGTTCTGAGGGGGGCACCCTGGCAGATCGTCATTTTCTCGCTGGGCATGTACCTCGTGGTTTATGGCCTGCGCAACGCCGGGTTGACCGACCTGCTGGCGGGTTTGCTCGACCGCCTCGCCGCTGGGGGCCTCTGGACCGCGACCCTCGGTACCGGCGTCCTGACCGCCTTCCTGGCCAGCGTGATGAACAACATGCCCAGCGTCCTGATCGGTGCCCTGGCCATCGACGCGAGCGGGGCGACGGGGACGGTGAAGCAGGGCATGATCTACGCGAACGTCGTCGGCAACGACCTGGGGCCGAAGATCACGCCGATTGGCAGCCTCGCCACCCTGCTGTGGCTGCATGTGCTGGCGAGTGGGGGCGTCCGGATCAGCTGGGGGCAGTACTTCCGGGTGGGCCTCGTCCTGACGCTGCCCGTCCTGCTGGTCACGCTGGTGGCCCTGGCCTGGCGGCTCTCGTGA